From a single Adhaeribacter swui genomic region:
- a CDS encoding nitroreductase family protein has product MSLIQALNWRYATKRMTGEKVPFEKIDTILEAIRLSASSMGLQPYTILVIEDEELRQQIQKIANNQPQIVEASHLLVFAAWDNITEAQVTEYINQIAAERGVDPETLAGFKNSLVGLVTRNTPEQNFQWAARQAYIAFGTAIAAAATEQVDATPMEGFEAAALDELLHLKEKGLRSVTLLPLGFRDETNDWLAKQKKVRRNADKLFLQVA; this is encoded by the coding sequence ATGAGTTTAATACAAGCTTTAAATTGGCGCTACGCCACCAAAAGAATGACCGGTGAGAAAGTGCCTTTCGAAAAAATAGATACAATTTTGGAAGCAATCCGCTTATCGGCTTCGTCGATGGGATTGCAGCCTTACACTATTCTGGTTATTGAAGATGAAGAACTACGTCAGCAAATTCAGAAAATAGCTAACAACCAACCGCAAATTGTAGAAGCCTCGCACTTACTTGTTTTTGCGGCCTGGGATAATATCACTGAAGCACAAGTTACCGAGTACATTAACCAAATTGCCGCCGAACGCGGGGTTGATCCGGAAACTTTGGCCGGTTTTAAAAATTCGCTGGTGGGCTTAGTAACCCGTAATACGCCGGAGCAAAATTTCCAGTGGGCCGCTCGCCAGGCTTATATTGCTTTTGGTACGGCCATTGCCGCCGCCGCTACCGAACAAGTAGACGCTACCCCCATGGAAGGTTTTGAAGCCGCCGCCTTGGACGAGTTATTACACTTAAAAGAAAAAGGCCTGCGCAGCGTTACCCTGCTGCCTTTAGGCTTCCGCGACGAAACCAACGACTGGCTGGCAAAGCAGAAAAAAGTCCGCCGAAACGCTGATAAGCTGTTTTTACAGGTAGCTTAA
- the meaB gene encoding methylmalonyl Co-A mutase-associated GTPase MeaB, translated as MVKRFYVDQYVDRILAQDRVVLSRAITLVESKLPSDQELAQQVINRLLPYSGKSIRVGITGSPGVGKSTFIEVLGNYIIQKFKKKLAVLAIDPSSQRSGGSILGDKTRMEVLATQPNAYIRPSPAGASLGGVARYTRESIILCEAAGFEVIFIETVGVGQSETAVHSLTDFFLLLMLAGAGDELQGLKKGIMEMTDALVITKADGSNKEKAQAAQQEYQNALHLFPAAASGWLVPVMLSSALEQTGVAEVWEQIQQYETQTRQTGYWEQKRNNQQLYWLHQTIRQTLEERFFANPAVAQLLPEKEQAVLAGKLSAFTAATDLLNLGYK; from the coding sequence TTGGTTAAACGCTTTTATGTCGATCAGTACGTAGACCGCATTCTGGCCCAGGACCGGGTAGTTTTAAGTCGCGCTATTACTTTAGTAGAAAGCAAATTACCCTCCGACCAGGAACTGGCCCAGCAAGTAATTAACCGCTTACTCCCTTACTCGGGCAAATCCATCCGGGTGGGCATTACAGGCTCGCCCGGTGTGGGCAAAAGCACGTTTATCGAAGTGTTGGGCAATTACATTATTCAAAAATTTAAAAAAAAGTTAGCGGTACTGGCCATTGATCCCAGCAGCCAACGGTCAGGCGGCAGTATTTTAGGCGATAAAACCCGCATGGAGGTACTGGCTACCCAGCCTAATGCCTATATCCGGCCTTCGCCGGCGGGCGCCTCGTTGGGCGGCGTGGCGCGCTATACTCGCGAGAGTATCATTTTGTGCGAGGCTGCCGGGTTTGAAGTTATTTTTATTGAAACTGTAGGCGTAGGCCAGTCCGAAACTGCCGTTCATAGTTTAACTGATTTTTTCCTGTTACTCATGTTGGCAGGCGCCGGCGACGAATTACAAGGCTTGAAAAAAGGCATTATGGAAATGACCGATGCGCTGGTAATTACGAAAGCTGATGGTTCTAATAAAGAGAAAGCCCAGGCTGCCCAACAAGAATACCAGAACGCTTTGCATTTATTTCCGGCGGCAGCTTCGGGCTGGCTGGTTCCGGTGATGCTAAGTTCTGCCCTGGAACAAACCGGTGTCGCCGAAGTGTGGGAACAAATACAACAATACGAGACCCAAACCAGGCAAACTGGTTATTGGGAGCAAAAACGAAATAATCAGCAACTGTACTGGTTACACCAAACCATTAGGCAAACCCTGGAAGAACGATTTTTTGCCAACCCCGCCGTAGCGCAGCTTTTACCCGAAAAAGAACAAGCCGTACTGGCCGGAAAGTTATCGGCTTTTACCGCCGCCACTGATTTACTCAATTTAGGTTATAAGTAG
- a CDS encoding TolB-like translocation protein — translation MFKKLPSVFLFLSFFWFTHAASAQKEANIWYFGERAGLDFNSGKATPLNNSMLSTMEGCATISDAEGNLLFYTNGVSVWNREHKLMPNGNRLMGHRSSTQSAVIVPRPLNPNIYYIFTADLQSQLYGLRYSEVDMRLQKGSGDIAKKNNFLVSPVSEKLTAVKHSNNTDYWVITHKWGTNGFYAFQVTAAGVSRQPVVSNVGTVHKGKNKEAIGAMKASPDGKKLALALWRDSNLFEVFDFNNATGKVSNPLAFEHYDEAYGIEFSPDGTKLYGTTNGIGNVAPQIWQFNLLGSRQAIEESATLIAVSKADKIGSLQLGPDGKIYLAKEKEKTLGVINNPNTPGLGCNYVDEGQMLSDEGHSELGLPNFVQSYFFNIRYSHLR, via the coding sequence ATGTTCAAAAAGCTTCCGTCTGTCTTTTTATTTTTATCTTTTTTTTGGTTTACACATGCGGCCTCAGCGCAGAAAGAAGCCAACATCTGGTATTTTGGCGAACGAGCAGGTTTAGATTTTAATAGCGGCAAGGCCACACCTTTAAACAACAGCATGCTTTCTACCATGGAAGGCTGCGCTACTATATCGGATGCGGAGGGCAATTTGTTGTTTTACACCAACGGCGTGAGCGTCTGGAACCGGGAACACAAATTAATGCCCAACGGCAACCGCTTAATGGGGCACCGATCTTCTACGCAATCGGCGGTAATTGTACCGCGGCCGCTTAACCCCAATATCTATTACATTTTCACCGCCGATCTGCAATCGCAATTATACGGTTTGCGCTACTCCGAAGTAGATATGCGCTTGCAGAAAGGCTCAGGCGATATTGCCAAGAAAAATAATTTCCTGGTATCGCCAGTATCCGAAAAGTTAACGGCCGTAAAGCACAGCAACAATACCGATTATTGGGTAATTACCCACAAATGGGGCACCAATGGGTTTTATGCTTTTCAGGTAACCGCTGCGGGCGTAAGCCGACAGCCCGTAGTAAGCAATGTGGGCACCGTGCACAAAGGTAAAAACAAAGAAGCTATTGGCGCCATGAAAGCCTCGCCAGATGGCAAAAAATTAGCTTTGGCTTTGTGGCGCGACAGCAACTTGTTCGAAGTTTTTGATTTTAATAACGCCACCGGCAAAGTATCTAACCCGCTGGCCTTTGAACATTACGACGAAGCTTACGGCATTGAATTTTCGCCGGACGGCACTAAATTATATGGTACTACCAACGGCATTGGCAACGTAGCCCCGCAAATCTGGCAATTTAACTTACTAGGTTCCCGGCAAGCCATCGAAGAATCGGCTACGCTTATTGCCGTATCGAAAGCCGATAAAATTGGCTCGTTGCAGTTAGGTCCGGATGGAAAAATTTATTTAGCTAAAGAAAAAGAAAAAACCTTAGGCGTGATTAATAACCCGAACACACCCGGGCTGGGCTGCAACTACGTCGACGAAGGGCAGATGCTCAGCGACGAGGGGCACAGCGAATTGGGCTTACCTAACTTTGTGCAAAGCTATTTTTTCAACATCCGGTACAGCCACTTGCGGTAA